Proteins from one Azospirillum brasilense genomic window:
- a CDS encoding AraC family transcriptional regulator, with protein sequence MVRNLRIDTVEESPRPLIALGQDHADGTVLAAHTHRRGQLLSGATGTLLLSTAQGRWVMPPHCGLWIPPGVPHEVRMIGMVMTRSLYLAPALADTMPGRCEVVALSPFFRSLIGRAIDVPVDYDPESHDGAVMALLLHEMRRLPVEPLSLPFPAHAALAERCRRFLQEPTIQATIEAWSDGLGMSRRNFTRLFRRETGLSFVEWRQQACLVSALPRLVAGVPVTTVALDLGYDNPAAFTTMFKRTLGASPRAYLAKAGDHGPERSV encoded by the coding sequence ATGGTCCGGAACCTGCGCATCGACACGGTCGAGGAGTCGCCCCGCCCGCTGATCGCCCTGGGGCAGGATCACGCGGACGGCACCGTGCTGGCCGCCCACACGCACCGGCGCGGGCAGTTGCTGTCCGGGGCGACGGGGACGCTGCTGCTGTCCACCGCCCAGGGGCGCTGGGTGATGCCGCCCCATTGCGGGCTGTGGATTCCGCCGGGCGTCCCGCACGAGGTCCGCATGATCGGGATGGTCATGACGCGGAGCCTCTATCTGGCCCCCGCGCTGGCCGACACCATGCCGGGCCGCTGCGAGGTGGTGGCGCTGTCGCCCTTCTTCCGCAGCCTGATCGGGCGGGCGATCGACGTGCCGGTGGATTACGACCCGGAGAGCCACGACGGCGCGGTGATGGCGCTGCTTCTGCACGAGATGCGGCGGCTTCCGGTGGAGCCGCTGTCGCTGCCCTTTCCCGCCCACGCCGCCCTGGCGGAGCGCTGCCGGCGGTTTCTCCAGGAGCCGACGATCCAGGCGACGATCGAGGCGTGGAGCGACGGGCTGGGCATGAGCCGCCGCAACTTCACGCGGCTGTTTCGGCGCGAGACGGGCCTGAGCTTCGTCGAATGGCGCCAGCAGGCCTGTCTGGTGTCCGCCCTGCCGCGGCTGGTCGCCGGGGTGCCGGTGACGACGGTGGCGCTCGACCTCGGCTACGACAACCCGGCGGCCTTCACGACGATGTTCAAGCGGACGCTGGGGGCGTCACCACGTGCCTACTTGGCGAAGGCCGGTGATCATGGCCCGGAGCGTTCGGTCTGA
- a CDS encoding MFS transporter, translating to MTDTTLSRPKAGGTALPVLGTISVCHLLNDLIQSLLPAIYPILKGGFDLSFAQIGLLTLTYQITASLLQPIIGLATDRRPAPYSLTIGMGASLVGLVTLAFAPNYAALLIGATLLGFGSSVFHPEASRIARLASGGAHGLAQSLFQVGGNAGSALGPLLAAYIILPRGQESLSWFALAALGGMALLTGIGRWYARSDHARPVRRGAAVRHPGLTRGQVNRALAVLMVLILSKYVYLACLTSYYTFFLMERFALAPDSAQLCLFVFLAAVAAGTIIGGPVGDRIGRKTVIWISILGILPFTLLLPHVGLTATVALSAVIGLALASAFPAIIVYAQELMPGRVGMVSGLFFGLAFGIGGMAAAGLGVLADWKGIGFVFQACSVVPLLGLFAALLPNVSPHKEP from the coding sequence GTGACCGACACCACCCTGTCCCGGCCCAAGGCCGGGGGGACGGCCCTGCCCGTCCTGGGGACGATCAGCGTCTGCCATCTGCTGAACGACCTGATCCAGTCCCTGCTGCCCGCGATCTACCCGATCCTGAAGGGCGGATTCGACCTCAGCTTCGCGCAGATCGGCCTGCTCACCCTGACCTACCAGATCACCGCCTCGCTGCTTCAGCCGATCATCGGGCTCGCCACCGACCGGCGGCCGGCGCCCTACTCCCTGACCATCGGCATGGGGGCGTCGCTGGTCGGGCTGGTCACGCTCGCCTTCGCGCCGAACTACGCGGCGCTGCTGATCGGGGCGACCCTGCTGGGCTTCGGCTCCTCGGTCTTCCACCCCGAGGCGTCGCGGATCGCCCGTTTGGCCTCCGGCGGCGCGCATGGGCTGGCGCAGTCGCTGTTCCAGGTGGGCGGCAACGCCGGGTCGGCGCTGGGGCCGCTGCTGGCCGCCTACATCATCCTGCCGCGCGGGCAGGAGAGCCTGTCCTGGTTCGCCCTGGCCGCCCTGGGCGGCATGGCGCTGCTGACCGGCATCGGGCGCTGGTACGCCCGCAGCGACCACGCCCGCCCGGTTCGCCGCGGCGCCGCGGTCCGTCACCCCGGCCTGACCCGCGGGCAGGTGAACCGGGCGCTGGCGGTGCTGATGGTGCTGATCCTGTCCAAATACGTCTATCTGGCCTGCCTCACCAGCTACTACACCTTCTTCCTGATGGAGCGCTTCGCCCTGGCGCCGGACTCCGCGCAGCTCTGCCTGTTCGTCTTCCTGGCAGCGGTGGCGGCGGGGACGATCATCGGCGGGCCGGTCGGCGACCGGATCGGGCGCAAGACGGTCATCTGGATCTCGATCCTGGGCATCCTGCCCTTCACGCTGCTGCTGCCCCATGTCGGGCTGACGGCGACGGTCGCGCTCAGCGCGGTGATCGGGCTGGCCCTGGCCTCAGCCTTCCCGGCCATCATCGTCTACGCGCAGGAGCTGATGCCCGGCCGCGTCGGCATGGTGTCCGGGCTGTTCTTCGGTCTGGCCTTCGGCATCGGGGGCATGGCCGCCGCCGGGCTCGGCGTCCTGGCCGATTGGAAGGGCATCGGCTTCGTCTTCCAGGCCTGCTCGGTCGTTCCCCTGCTCGGCCTGTTCGCCGCGCTGCTGCCCAACGTTTCCCCGCACAAGGAGCCCTGA
- the rraA gene encoding ribonuclease E activity regulator RraA, with translation MTDFDSTCDLYDRFEKTARVADPVFRDFGGRRRFSGAAVTVKCFEDNSRVKELLGTPGQGKVLVVDGGGGLRAALMGDLIAKDAVKNGWEGVVIHGCVRDAAVLATLDLGIKALAAIPRKTVRNGEGQKDLPVTLASIRINPGDLVFADADGVLVLTPEEFGATA, from the coding sequence ATGACCGATTTCGACAGCACCTGCGACCTCTACGACCGGTTCGAGAAGACCGCCCGCGTCGCCGACCCCGTCTTCCGCGATTTCGGCGGGCGTCGCCGATTCAGCGGTGCCGCGGTGACCGTGAAGTGCTTCGAGGACAATTCCCGCGTCAAGGAGCTGCTGGGCACGCCGGGGCAGGGCAAGGTGCTGGTGGTGGACGGCGGCGGCGGCCTGCGGGCCGCCCTGATGGGTGACCTGATCGCCAAGGATGCGGTGAAGAACGGCTGGGAGGGCGTGGTCATCCACGGCTGCGTCCGCGACGCCGCGGTGCTCGCCACGCTGGATCTTGGCATCAAGGCGCTGGCGGCGATCCCGCGCAAGACCGTCCGCAACGGCGAGGGGCAGAAGGATCTGCCGGTGACGTTGGCCAGCATCCGCATCAACCCCGGCGATCTGGTCTTCGCCGACGCGGACGGCGTGCTGGTGCTGACCCCGGAGGAGTTCGGCGCGACCGCGTGA
- a CDS encoding NUDIX hydrolase, with protein sequence MAGETRNGSETQIGLTAAIVSVGVSPANGAEPRVVTVRSGFEIPESHRRGDELPPHRDALPGAPFDPERFRTLQDGLRAVAEDAAGLTLRYVEQLYSFGDRYRDPHELFGGPRSLVVGYLALLREAPLRIDGAEWRGLYEFFPWEDWRESPPALLDSVIRPALARWVAAAPDEPARARRGERARMAFALDGGEWDSERVLERYELLYEAGLVVEAFRDHDLARRAGVEERTVRLEMPRALGRPMARDGRRILATALERLRGKLKYRPIVFELLPPTFTLHQLQQVVEALSGERLHKQNFRRLMISGGLVEPTGQYESQTGGRPAELYRFRRSAILERTSTGAIAAPED encoded by the coding sequence GTGGCAGGGGAAACACGGAACGGCTCGGAAACACAGATCGGGCTGACGGCGGCCATTGTTTCGGTGGGCGTGTCCCCGGCGAACGGCGCCGAGCCGCGCGTGGTGACCGTGCGCAGCGGCTTCGAGATCCCCGAATCGCACCGTCGCGGCGACGAATTGCCGCCCCACCGCGACGCCCTGCCGGGCGCCCCCTTCGATCCCGAGCGCTTCCGCACGCTTCAGGACGGCCTGCGCGCGGTGGCGGAGGACGCGGCCGGGCTGACCCTGCGCTATGTGGAGCAGCTCTACAGCTTCGGCGACCGCTACCGCGACCCGCATGAGCTGTTCGGTGGCCCGCGCTCGTTGGTGGTCGGCTATCTGGCCTTGCTGCGCGAGGCGCCGCTGCGCATCGACGGTGCGGAGTGGCGTGGCCTGTACGAGTTCTTCCCCTGGGAGGACTGGCGCGAGTCGCCGCCGGCGCTGCTCGATTCGGTGATTCGGCCGGCGCTGGCCCGCTGGGTCGCCGCGGCGCCGGACGAGCCCGCCCGCGCCCGCCGCGGCGAGCGCGCCCGCATGGCCTTCGCCCTGGACGGCGGGGAGTGGGACTCCGAACGGGTGCTGGAGCGCTACGAGCTGCTCTACGAGGCCGGACTGGTGGTGGAGGCGTTCCGCGACCATGACCTGGCCCGCCGGGCGGGGGTGGAGGAGCGGACGGTGCGGCTGGAGATGCCCCGCGCGCTGGGCCGTCCGATGGCCCGCGATGGCCGCCGCATCCTGGCGACGGCGCTGGAGCGGCTGCGCGGCAAGCTGAAATACCGCCCCATCGTGTTCGAGCTGCTGCCCCCGACCTTCACTCTGCACCAGCTTCAGCAGGTGGTGGAGGCGCTGTCCGGCGAGCGGCTGCACAAGCAGAATTTCCGGCGCCTGATGATCTCTGGCGGGCTGGTGGAACCGACCGGCCAGTATGAGAGCCAGACCGGCGGCCGCCCCGCCGAACTCTACCGCTTCCGCCGCAGCGCCATCCTGGAGCGCACCAGCACGGGCGCCATCGCCGCCCCGGAGGATTGA
- a CDS encoding DUF47 domain-containing protein: MLNLFRALMPREERFFDLFAEHARTVATGAEALRAMMASGQDLEERFQTIRRVESEADAIEKEIQLAVHRTFIVPFDRSDIQELGKRMDDVLNLIEETARHLVEAGFTDYTPEMHAQADAIVRCTARLSAGIPLLRDIPKHVEQLHAMTAEVSRIESEGDRLLREANHRLRDESGGLDSPITHRHALQREIIELLERVLDACEDVADTIDGIIVEQV, from the coding sequence ATGCTGAATTTGTTCCGGGCCCTGATGCCGCGCGAAGAACGGTTTTTCGACCTGTTCGCCGAGCATGCCCGGACCGTCGCCACGGGCGCCGAGGCGCTGCGGGCGATGATGGCCAGCGGCCAGGACCTGGAGGAGCGGTTCCAGACCATCCGCCGGGTCGAGAGCGAGGCCGACGCCATCGAGAAGGAGATCCAGCTCGCCGTCCACCGCACCTTCATCGTGCCCTTCGACCGTTCGGACATCCAGGAACTCGGCAAGCGGATGGACGACGTTCTCAACCTCATCGAGGAGACCGCGCGTCACCTCGTGGAGGCGGGCTTCACCGACTACACACCGGAAATGCACGCCCAGGCCGATGCCATCGTGCGCTGCACCGCCCGGCTGAGCGCGGGCATCCCTCTGCTCCGCGACATCCCCAAACACGTCGAGCAACTCCACGCGATGACCGCCGAGGTCTCGCGGATCGAGAGCGAAGGCGACCGGCTCCTGCGCGAGGCCAATCACCGGCTGCGCGACGAGAGCGGCGGGCTCGACTCCCCCATCACCCACCGCCACGCCCTTCAACGCGAGATCATCGAGCTGCTGGAACGCGTGCTCGATGCGTGCGAGGACGTGGCCGACACCATCGACGGCATCATCGTCGAACAGGTCTGA
- a CDS encoding inorganic phosphate transporter, whose product MEAATLALPILIGLIGVALLFDFLNGLHDAANSIATVVSTRVLSPRTAVAMAAFFNFIAFLFFGLHVATTIGTGIVGAGVVDPHVIFGALMGAIVWNVFTWWLGIPSSSSHALIGGLVGAGVAKAGLDAVVVSGLAKTAAAIVVSPVVGFLLASVMIVAVSWIFRRSTPFAVDRLFRHIQIGSAALYSLGHGGNDAQKTMGIIAVLLYSQGLLGETFHVPFWVVITCQAAMGLGTLFGGWRIVKTMGSKLTDLKPVQGSCAETGGAITLFVATWLGVPVSTTHTITGAIIGVGAARRTSAVRWGLAQGIVMAWVITLPATAVVGALFYELSLALW is encoded by the coding sequence ATGGAAGCCGCTACCCTCGCCCTGCCCATCCTCATCGGGCTGATCGGCGTCGCCCTCCTCTTCGATTTCCTCAACGGGCTGCACGATGCGGCCAACTCCATCGCAACGGTCGTCTCCACCCGCGTGCTGTCGCCGCGGACCGCCGTCGCGATGGCCGCCTTCTTCAACTTCATCGCCTTCCTGTTCTTCGGGCTGCATGTGGCGACCACCATCGGCACCGGCATCGTCGGGGCTGGGGTGGTCGACCCGCACGTCATCTTCGGCGCGCTGATGGGCGCCATCGTCTGGAACGTCTTCACCTGGTGGCTGGGCATCCCGTCCAGCTCCTCCCACGCGCTGATCGGCGGCCTCGTCGGGGCCGGCGTGGCGAAGGCCGGGCTGGACGCCGTGGTGGTGTCCGGCCTGGCGAAGACCGCCGCGGCCATCGTCGTCTCGCCGGTGGTCGGCTTCCTGCTGGCCAGCGTGATGATCGTGGCGGTGTCCTGGATCTTCCGGCGCAGCACACCCTTCGCGGTCGACCGGCTGTTCCGCCACATCCAGATCGGCTCCGCCGCGCTCTACAGCCTGGGACACGGCGGCAACGACGCGCAGAAGACCATGGGCATCATCGCCGTCCTGCTCTATTCCCAGGGCCTGTTGGGCGAAACCTTCCACGTGCCCTTCTGGGTGGTCATCACCTGTCAGGCCGCGATGGGGCTGGGCACGCTGTTCGGCGGCTGGCGCATCGTCAAGACGATGGGGTCGAAGCTGACCGACCTGAAGCCGGTCCAGGGCTCCTGTGCGGAGACCGGCGGGGCCATCACACTGTTCGTCGCGACGTGGCTCGGCGTGCCGGTCAGCACGACCCACACCATCACCGGTGCGATCATCGGCGTCGGCGCCGCCCGCCGCACCAGCGCGGTGCGCTGGGGGCTGGCGCAGGGCATCGTCATGGCCTGGGTCATCACCCTGCCGGCGACCGCCGTGGTCGGCGCGCTTTTCTATGAGCTCTCGCTGGCGCTGTGGTGA